In Oryza brachyantha chromosome 1, ObraRS2, whole genome shotgun sequence, the following are encoded in one genomic region:
- the LOC107305499 gene encoding putative E3 ubiquitin-protein ligase SINA-like 6, translated as MSPPLPSKRSSPMEEVEEESKRRKMSLRSSEKPAQEEQEAVALRRPHSEISVKMDSYVLDCNICFEPLKSPIFQCEVGHVICSVCLPKIGENCHMCCKATRYSRCFALEQFVDAIKVPCSNAKYGCDKFIAYNQKEKHENMCIHVPCFCPENGCSFRGSTASLLDHLITKHEWSPTNFQYNKPQKISMAQDRQYVLFVGEDLSMFLLANILTDIGNALTMVCIGSHDSGPSYSSKISAVDRVAREKGTFVFQMDPLVASSSLLGGVRLGKFFLLVPPELVDESTHELTVNVRIDKIKP; from the exons atGTCGCCCCCCCTCCCCAGCAAGAGAAGCTCTCCCATGGAggaagtggaggaggagagcaagaggaggaagatgtcGTTGCGCTCGTCCGAGAAACCAGCCCAAGAAGAACAAGAGGCGGTTGCTTTGAGGCGCCCACACAGCGAGATCTCCGTCAAGATGGATTCCTACGTTCTTGACTGCAACATCTGCTTCGAGCCCCTCAAATCACCGATCTTTCAG TGTGAGGTTGGACATGTTATATGTTCTGTGTGCCTCCCAAAAATAGGCGAAAACTGTCACATGTGCTGCAAAGCAACTCGCTATAGCCGTTGCTTTGCACTTGAGCAATTTGTCGACGCCATCAAGGTGCCATGCTCGAATGCAAAATATGGTTGTGACAAGTTCATTGCATACAACCAGAAAGAGAAACATGAAAACATGTGTATACATGTGCCATGCTTCTGCCCAGAGAATGGCTGCTCTTTCAGAGGGTCAACAGCATCACTTTTAGATCACTTAATCACCAAGCATGAATGGTCACCTACCAATTTTCAGTACAACAAACCACAGAAGATTTCCATGGCACAAGACCGTCAATATGTTCTCTTTGTCGGGGAAGACTTGTCGATGTTCCTCCTAGCGAACATTTTGACTGACATCGGCAATGCTCTCACCATGGTCTGCATCGGGTCTCACGATTCTGGTCCAAGTTATTCATCCAAGATCTCAGCTGTTGACCGTGTTGCCCGTGAGAAAGGCACGTTTGTGTTTCAGATGGATCCTCTTGTGGCAAGCAGTTCACTGTTGGGTGGAGTTCGATTGGGCAAATTCTTTCTATTAGTCCCTCCAGAACTAGTTGATGAGTCAACACACGAGCTCACCGTAAATGTTCGAATTGACAAGATCAAGCCCTGA